The Thermomicrobiales bacterium DNA window CGGTTCGCGGACTGATAAACAATCGTCGACCGATCTCGCTGTCCCCCAAACCTTGCGCCAGGAGCGTCAGCACCTGAGATTCGCGATCGGTCAGCAATCCTGCGCCGGCTCGGACGTTCAAATTCTCGACATGCGACGTCACTTCAGCACGCATCGTTTCGATCTGTCCAAGGATCGGACGAGCGCCCAGCGATTTGCATATTGCCTCGACCTGGTCGATTTGCTTGGCAGCTCGCTCCTGGTCGCCGAATCGGATCTCCATCCGCGCGATTGCAAGTTGGGTAAGCGCCTGCTCGTACTTCGCACGGGCCGCCTCTGCGATTTCGAACGCATCGAAAAGGAAGCGACGCGCTTCCATCTCATCGCCACTCTCGGTGGCGACGACGCCGCTCAGACGCAGCGCCCCTGCCAACGCGAGCGGCATCCGGGGAGACGAGGCGAGCTCCACGGCCCTCTTCGCGTGAGCGGAGGCCGCATCGACATCGTCAAGAGCGCGGAAATATGCTCCTCGGAGCGTTTCGCCCAGCGCGCGCTCGGGCAGGTGTTGACACCATTCCACCCAGCGCTCGTGCGCGTCGAGCCATTCTCGGGCACGATCGAGATCCCCTTCAACCAGAGAGAGCTCGGCGGCTAGCCGCCGGTGCGCCAACATCACTCCGAAATACAGGTTGCCATCTGGGGTGCCCAACGATCCAGCGGCCAGATAGGGCGTCAGTCGATCCCAGGCACTCGCATACCGGCCGCGCGCAAGATCAATTCGCTCGAGTGCGAGATCGACCTCGGGGCGCCAGAGAACGGCCGTGGGGTCTCGCGACGTCGCAGCGACTGCCAAGTCCCATTCGCCCTCCAGATAGAGCACGCGGAGGAGATTTTGCCGAGCATCCTTTGTCTGGCGCGCAAAGAATCCGCCGGATTCTTCAAAGGCAATGCGGTATTCCTCCACGAGCCGTTGCCGTTCGTCGAGATCGTCCGTGGAGTAGGTCAGCGCAAGGTCCTGCAGCTCGTATTTCAGCACCCAGGCCCGGGCGAACGCATTGCCGGTCGCTCGCGCAACGTCGCGCGCCGCGCGCAAAGCGGCGCGCGCCCGGGGAGGGTGTCCAAGGAAGGTGCTGGAAATGCCAAGCGCCATCAGGACCGCAATGCGCTCTCGCGGCGACAAGGCGGAGGGCTCTGCCACGGCTTGCTCCAGGAGCGAAGTCGCCGCTTCTGCCGCGTCCCGATATCGACCATAGAGCATCTTCCATTGAATCAGATCGCCCCGGGACGGCACATTGCTGGGAACAGAGTCTCCCAAATCTCCCCTTGCCTCCTTTGGCAGAAGCTCCCATGCATCGAAGGCGGATTGGATCGCCTCCAGCACGGGTTCGCCCATGACCGCGTGCAGCCGAGCCATGGTCCAGCGAGTGGCCACCAGCAAAGCACGATCACCACAACGCTCGGCGATCGCCAGAGCTTTGCCGGCGGCCAGCAATCCGTCCATCGGAGCATGAAAGCGGTGCGATTCCGCGAGCTCTCGCAGGAGCCAACCGTGTATCGAGTCTTCGACGGCGACTCCGGGCGAGCCAAGCGCTTTCTCGAAAAGGGCGATGGCATCCGGGGCGGCATCGGCAGCTAGCGCGACACGCCCGGCACGCAGCAGCCACTCACCTGCCCGCGGATCGGATGCCGAACGAAACTGCTCGGCAATGACACCTGCCGGAGCCATACCCTGGCTGAGTAACTCACCAACCCGACGATGGAGCAAGGTACGGCGCGGAAGACTCAAGCGGCGGTAAAACGACTCGCGAATCAGGGAATGGCGAAAGCCATATCCGTTCAGATCCGGCAGCTCGACGATGAGGCGCGCGGCAAGCGCTTCGTCGACTGCTGCGGCGAATGAGTCTTCCGAGAGATCGAGCAGAGACAGCCAGAGTTCTAGCGGGATTACCCCATCGAAGACAGAGGCGGCCTGCAATTGCATAACGGTCGCGTCACTCAGTGTTGCAATGTGGTTGGCGACTATTTGCTGCACCACCGGCGGGACCGCGGGCAGCTCCAGGGCACCGCCAGGAGCCTCCGCATCGCCGCTCGACAACACGCCATGGAATTCGAGCGTGAGCAGCAGTTCCTCGATGAAGAGCGGAATTCCGTCCGCATAGCGGTCCAATAGATCCACGACTCGCCGCAAGGCATTCGCGCCTTCCGGATACCGATCGTCCATCAAGTCCGCGATGGCTTCGCGATCGAGCTTCTTCGGCATCACTCGTAGTGGACGGTACTCACGCACAATTTCGGGCAGGCGAATGGCAAGAGCGGACTGCTCTCCCAGCTCGACATCGCGATAAGTGCCGATCAGCAGGACAGGGAAGTCGTCGATGCCGCGCGCGATCTGGGCAAGGAGGTCGACCGAGGCGCGATCGGCCCAATGGAGGTCTTCCAGCGCAAGCACGCTAGGACGCTGCAGAAGTCCTCGAAGCGTTCGCTCGATTTCCCGGGCCTCCGCAGGGTCGGGCTCGCGATCGACACCGGCGATCAAATCGATCCAGGGCGCTAATGGGGTCGAGCCGAGCGATTCGAAGCACTGTCCGAGCAGGCCGGGAAGCCCCATCGCGTGTGCCGTTGCCATGAGCGACCGTAGGAGACTGGTCTTGCCGATGCCCGCTTCCCCCCCGATCAAGATGAAGCGCCCGTGACCGCGCACTGCCTCGTGCAGCGCGCCCTTCAGGAGCGCGATTTCACGGTTTCGCCCAACCAGACGCTGGGGCTGCGGCGACTGGAAAGCGGTCGTCCTACGCTCCATCTCACCAGTTCTCGAATGCAGGTTACGTTGGCATGAGCATAGCCGAAATCCGCCAATAGCCTGCGCCTGGTCGCTCGCCGGTCACTTGCGAAGTTCTCCGTACGCAGCTTGCGAGCAGGGCGCCCGTTAGGCGCCCTGTGATGAGCGCTCGAGCTTGCAAATCCGGTCGTTTACGGCTGGCCTTTGGCCATCCATTCGAGGGCGTCTTTGCGGTCGATCGAGATGACGTCGTGGTCGACGATATGAGACTTGAGGGAACCGCGGAAGCAGGCGGTGAGGATCGTATCGATGTCGATGCTGAGCAGCTTCGCCAGTTCTTTGGGCGTCAGGGTCTCCTGCGCCATCAGTTCCTGCATCGATTTGTCCGAGTGATCGTAGATTTCCAAGAAAGCGCTCCCTTTTCCAGCGTCTGGGACGTCCGTTCGATTCTGACAACAGAGGATACCCGAAGGATCACTCCCGATCGGCAAGCAGACGCTGCGCGATCTCCAGGGCGCGCTCTTTGTCGCCTGGAGCGAGCTCGCCATCGAGCACCAGCTCGCGCAGATGATCCTTGATTTCGGCGATCCAACGACCCGGCTTGCGGTCGAACGCGGCCATCAATTCGTCGCCATCGAGCGGGCTCTTCCACTGATCGGCTTCGCGCTCGGCCTCCAGGCGCTCGATGTGGGACCGCAACCCGGCGATACGCTGCGCGGCGGCGTGCTGGCGAAATGCGCGGGCGGAGGTGACATCGGCCGCGGCGAGATCCAGCAGATCGTGCAGCTCGTCACCGGCATCGAGCATGAGCCGTCGCACGGCGCTATCGGTCCAGCTGCGCTCATAGGTGCCCGGGCGGCCATGAAGCTCGACGATATGGCTGACCGCGTTCACCGTGGCGCGGTCCGCGTGCAAGCCTTCGAGCACCTGTTTCGCCAGGATGGCTCCTTCGCGCTCGTG harbors:
- a CDS encoding AAA family ATPase, which translates into the protein MERRTTAFQSPQPQRLVGRNREIALLKGALHEAVRGHGRFILIGGEAGIGKTSLLRSLMATAHAMGLPGLLGQCFESLGSTPLAPWIDLIAGVDREPDPAEAREIERTLRGLLQRPSVLALEDLHWADRASVDLLAQIARGIDDFPVLLIGTYRDVELGEQSALAIRLPEIVREYRPLRVMPKKLDREAIADLMDDRYPEGANALRRVVDLLDRYADGIPLFIEELLLTLEFHGVLSSGDAEAPGGALELPAVPPVVQQIVANHIATLSDATVMQLQAASVFDGVIPLELWLSLLDLSEDSFAAAVDEALAARLIVELPDLNGYGFRHSLIRESFYRRLSLPRRTLLHRRVGELLSQGMAPAGVIAEQFRSASDPRAGEWLLRAGRVALAADAAPDAIALFEKALGSPGVAVEDSIHGWLLRELAESHRFHAPMDGLLAAGKALAIAERCGDRALLVATRWTMARLHAVMGEPVLEAIQSAFDAWELLPKEARGDLGDSVPSNVPSRGDLIQWKMLYGRYRDAAEAATSLLEQAVAEPSALSPRERIAVLMALGISSTFLGHPPRARAALRAARDVARATGNAFARAWVLKYELQDLALTYSTDDLDERQRLVEEYRIAFEESGGFFARQTKDARQNLLRVLYLEGEWDLAVAATSRDPTAVLWRPEVDLALERIDLARGRYASAWDRLTPYLAAGSLGTPDGNLYFGVMLAHRRLAAELSLVEGDLDRAREWLDAHERWVEWCQHLPERALGETLRGAYFRALDDVDAASAHAKRAVELASSPRMPLALAGALRLSGVVATESGDEMEARRFLFDAFEIAEAARAKYEQALTQLAIARMEIRFGDQERAAKQIDQVEAICKSLGARPILGQIETMRAEVTSHVENLNVRAGAGLLTDRESQVLTLLAQGLGDSEIGRRLFISPRTVARHLQAIYGKLDVHSRTAAIARASELGLLSR